CACTGATTGTCGCTTCTTCTGGAGTGAAGGTATTTAAACACGGCAATCGTTCGATTACTTCAAAATGTGGTTCTGCCGAATTGCTTGAAGCCCTTGGGGTTCAGTTTCTGACTGATCCTAAAGAGCTACGGAAGGCGATGGAGGCTCTGAACTTTGTATTTTTCTTTGCTCCTAATTATCATCCTGCCTTCAAGGAGATCATGCCGGTCCGCCAGCAGTTAGCTCAGGAAGGTAAGCGAACTATTTTCAATATTCTAGGACCCATGATTAATCCTGGGTCTCCCTCCCACCAATTAACGGGTGTATTTTCCAAAAACTGGGTGGAACCTATGGCTGAGGCCTTTCACACGCTTGGTCTGAAGAATGGAGTCGTCGTCCACACCGTACTCGATGAAACGCGGGGTATGGATGAGCTCGCTTGCTGTGGTAAACCTGTCAGTGCCGGATTCGGTGCTTCCTGGGAACAGTCCATCGATTGGAACTGGAATAGCCTCGGCTTGGCTGCGTGCTCGGAAGAGGATCTTAAGGGAGGTGACTTGGAATTTAATAGGAATTTGCTAGATGTATTGTTGACTGGTAACGCTCCTAAGGGGCTTGAAGATACCGTGGCACTCAATGCCGGCGTGGCCTTCTCAGTCGTTGGTAAGTCGAGTTCTATTAAGGAAGGTATCGCCCTTGCACGTGAGCAAATGCTCGGAGGAGCCGTGGCCAACCACCTCGTGAAGATACGAGACTATTTCAGTGCATGAAGCGGAAATACTTTGGAACGGATGGCATCCGAGGTGCCTACGGTGTGTCTGTACTTACTGATGCGTTTGCTGCGCGTCTGGGTGGAGCAGTTGCTCAATGGATTAGAGCGGATGGAGAGGCCCTCACGATTGCGATCGGTCGCGATACTCGAGCTTCAGGTCCAGCTTTGTTGAATGCGTTTGCTCGTGGCTTACAGTCGGAAAGCAACATTCGTGTTGTCGACCTCGGAGCACTTCCCACTCCTGCGATAGCCGTAAGCGTGAGAAACGTTGGCGCGACTCTTGGAGTTGCTATCACCGCATCGCACAACCCGGCCCAAGACAACGGCATCAAGTTTTTCAATTCATTGGGTAAGAAATTAACCGATAGTCAGGAGCTTGAGATTGAGTCATTAGTTGATCGTATTGAATTGCCTGATACGTTGAATGCTCCTCAGGTTGAAGTTTGCTCTTCAGGCATATTAGCCTATCTGGATCTTCTTCGTCCGACTTTGCCTGAAGGATCGCTTAAAGGATTTCGCATCGTTGTAGATACAGCGAATGGGGCGGCCTGTAATACCACGCCGGCTTTATTGAAAGAGTTGGGAGCTGAATTATTCGTTTATGGCAATGAACCGAATGGGTTGAACATCAACGAAGGTGTAGGAAGTCAGTATCCAAATCATCTCAGTGAAAAAGTCCTCGGGCATCAGGCTCATTTGGGAATTGCTCACGATGGAGATGCCGATCGTCTACTCATTTGTGATGAGTCGGGTAAGGTGGTTTCAGGAGATAGACTGCTCGGGTTACTTGCCTTACACGAGTCCAAGCACGGTCGCCTGGAGAAGAACACGCTCGTAGCTACGAAGCAGAGTAATATTGGTTTAGACCACACCTTGGGGAAAGCGGGCGTCTCCGTCGTCAGGACATCCATTGGAGATCGCCATGTGTTAGAAGAAATGTCGAAGTCGGGCTACAACCTGGGTGGAGAAAGCTCGGGTCATGTTATAGTGTCCGATATCAATTCTACAGGGGATGGGTTGGCTGCTGCATTAAAACTCCTCGCTATTTTGGTGGAAGAAGGGAGACCGCTTTCGGAGCTGCAATCGCGAGTGACCTTATTCCCTCAGATTTCTCAGGCCATAGAGGTCGTCGAAAAAAAACCATTGGAGGACCTGGCGGAAATACAGTCGGTCCTCGACGGGTTGGAATCTGAGATGGGTGAGGCTGGGCGTGTGTTGTTGCGTTATTCAGGAACTGAGAACAAGATCCGTCTCCTAGTTGAGGGAGAGGATGCCGATGCTGTAGAAGCTTGGTATCAACAGCTCGAAACAGTAGTCTGTGATCACCTTACCTGACCTATGGATGAACTGAAAATTTCTGAATTGGACGACCGCCTGCAGAAGCAGTTGCATTCAGCTCGTGAAGCACTTGGAAGAGGAGGCGTCGATTATATCGTCCAAATCTGTGGGGAGCTATTGAAGCATCATCCAGGTGCATTTGAAGTTCGTGACTTACTCTGGAAAGCGCTCTACTCAGAAATTCAAAAGTCATCCGGCTTGTCTTGGCCGAACAAAAAATCGAGTGGCTTCCAATTCAAGCTCTCGACCCGATCATTATTAAAAACGGATCCATTGGCCTTGTTACTCAAATGCGATGAGCAACTGCGGGGAAAGCAGATATTTACGGAACTGTTTGTTTCTATGGACAAGGCTGCGGAGGCCCTGGGTTGGTTGGAATCGCGCGTGGTTGCCTGCAAGGCATTATCTGAATTGGAATCAGAGAAAGTAGCTCCCCGGCTTGCATTGGCCCAATTGTTAATAGAAGTAGGTCGACCTCAGCAGGCTATTGAATCTTTAGAATGGGCTCTATCGAAAGAGCCTTCCAATGCGAGTGCTCAAACCCTCCTTAAGAATGCCTCCGTTGCGGAAACCTTGCAACGTGGGAATTGGGAAGATTCGGGAACTTCCTTTCATTCTAAAAAACAGTCCTAACTAAGGTATGTCAGAAGCGATTCAAAAGGTTAAATTCTACAACCGATTATCCGGTAAGCTCGAAGAGGAACATATATATGGCGAGGCGTCTCTTCGATGGGCTTACTATAATCCGATCGGGAAGCTTGTTACGAAGCTGATAGTAAAGAACCCTATCTTATCACGTTTTTATGGTTGGCTGATGAGTCGATCAAGTAGTCGCAAAAAGATCCTCCCCTTTATCGAACAGTACAAAGTGAACCCCGATGAATTCCTCGAGTCCCCTGAATCTTTCCGTCACTTCAATGATTTCTTCTATCGGGAACTAAAGCCGGAGAGCCGCCCCATCGAAGAAGGAGAAGGCACTATCGTGTTTCCTGCCGATGGTCGGCACCTCGCCTTTCCGAATATTCAGAAAGCGGATACAATCTATGCAAAGGGTCAGGTATTTAATCTCGAGCAGTTTCTCGGGGAAATGTCTCTTGTTCATGGGTTAGAAGGCGGCACTGTCCTCATCTCGCGATTGTGTCCCGTGGATTACCATCGGTTTCATGCTCCGTTTTCAGGCACTGCCATGACTCCGCAAATGGTTGGGAAATCTTTGTATTCAGTCAATCCGTTGGCTCTTTCTCAAAAGCTGGAGTATCTAACTGAAAATCGTCGTTGGATAATCCCCTTCAAATTGAAGGATGGAAAGATTGCGGTGGTAGTTGTGATCGGTGCCACCTTTGTCGGGAGCGCGGAGTTTACTTTTGAGCCCGGCTTCGTTGAAAAAGGGCAAGAGCTCGGCTACTTCCTCTTTGGTGGTTCCTGTGTAGCAACCATCTTGCCTCCGGGATATGTACAACTTGATGAAAGCCTTGCTTCCCAATCCCATGAAGGCGTTGAATCTTACGACCAAATGGGGAGGCCATTTGCGGTATGTCGTTAAGGTAAACAGCCATGCTAAAAAGGGCTTGCATTCATCAAACCTCCACTTAGCTTTTCTCCCTCATTCATATTTGGGTGGTGTTGCCGAGTAAAGGTCACCTCAAAACACTCAGGAGTTAATTGACAGTTTAGATTTTTCATAACTCTTCGGAGTTACAGATGCCTGGGTGGTGGAATTGGCAGACACGCTGGATTTAGGATCCAGTGCCGCGAGGCGTAGGGGTTCGACCCCCCTCCCAGGTACCACTTAATCTCTATCTTGCTCTTCGTATTGATCTTGATCTGTTTCTAAATTTCACGGTCTCACCCCATACGGCGTGTTCCGGTTGCCTTCGGCCCCGGTCTTGTCAGTCGCCAATGCTCCTTCGGAACGACCCCCCTCCCAGGTGCCATCCGCCGCCGTTTCGAAGTTCGAAACTGTGGCGAGATGCCTTGTAAAAGATTTACCACTCCCTTCGATGTTCGCTACTTACTTCCGTGATTTCTTTCCCAGGCAAAGAGGAATTGCTGAGCCAGTCCGGCATAAGAACCGAAGTGGGTTCGACCAAAGTGTGCGACTTGTTTGGGAGACCAATCATCCAACCCATAGTGGCGTCGCATGACTTTCAGAATCCAGGTATCTACAGGAAAGGCTTCCAGCATATGGTAGCCGAATAAGAGAGTACAATCGGCCACTTTTTCGCCCACTCCTGGAAATTCGCACAGGGCATCTTTCGCCTCTTCGTAGGGCTGCCAGCTGAGTGCGCTTAGGTCGATGTTCTCTTCGGCAATTTTGAGTGCCGTCTTGTGAATGTTGGCAGCACGAAATCCGAACTTACACGCCCGTAAAGCTGATTCCTCAATAGTCGTGAGATCCGCCCAAGTAGGTAGCTGATTTATCTGATCTTCCAGCGGACGACCGAAGCGATTGCGCACCAGATGGATCATCTCTTTGATTTGCACAATCTGTTTGGTAGCGCTGCAGAGGAATCCAAGGAGCGTCTCGCCATGAGGTTGTGCCAGAATTCGTAATTCTGGATAGGTCTCCATGCAGCGTTTTAAATGCGAATCACTACGCCAGGGGAGTGTGTCGTAGTAAGCTTTATAAGCTTTGTTCGTTCCCAGGTAGTCGGTTAGTAATTTCTCAGCTCCTTCGCGTTGTTCCAGGAGACAACTCCACTCGACTTGCTTGTTCTCTAGCCAGCGAAGTCGTAGCGGGAAATTCAATACGACTCCTTGGTAGGAATATTCGTCCATCGAGTTCCAGCAAAATGCCTGGCCCCCATCCAGAGTCTCCTTAAATGAATTTAGGTCTGGTTGCCAATCGCTGTAGGCTTTCCAGGGAGACCACGAATCAATCATCTCCCCACAAGAAACTCGATGCTGAGTCTAACGTAGTACCATCCTTGCCGATCACCGATAATTTATACGCTACCGGAGGATGAGTCTTATCCGCCCACTTTTCACCGGTTAGCCCCAGGTAGATGGGTTTTGAAGGTTCGATCGACGAGCTTGCTTGAAAGATGTACTCTTTGAGGTCTGGAGAGCCTGGTTCATACACTTCCAGCTTGAAGTGATCGACCGCATCGGAAGTGGACAATTGGAAAGTAACATAGTGACCCGTCCTCGCTTCTGAATCGGATCGCAGGATCGTTCTGTTGCCGGCTACTTCGACTCCATTGAAATATTCTGAGATTCGAGTGAAGGATTCCTCAGAGTAGTAGCGTTGCTCCAAATAATCGATAGAAGCAAAACCCACCGAACAGGTGAGTGCTAGCAAAGTGATAATGGATCGAATCAGCGGCATGGTTGTAAATGATTGGGAAAAGGAGAGGGGAGTCAATGTTCCGGATTATACCGGACGAAGGACGTGAGGGTTGGTGAATGAGTAAATTGTACCTGAATGGAAAGTAAGAGAAAGAACTATATATTTAGACTCGCCTGAGATTTCGGGCGGGTCACGGAAATGTTCCGAGGATTCGTAAAAAACGAGAGTTTTTGAGCTGGTTAGCCCCTGTTAGGCTAGGTTCTATTCGAACTAATTAGTATTTTTACCAATCCGGTGAACCGTCCGGAATCACCATGAGGAGTAGCGCTTAAGTCGCACCACCTCATAAAGATCCGGATTTACCCGCTGGATAAAGCGACTTGGGTTCATGAAGTTCGTGTTGCCTCCAAACTGAGTCATACGTGGCGAGGTCATATAGAGTTCGTCCATAGCTCGAGTAACCGCTACATAGAAAAGGCGACGTTCTTCGTCGAGGTCGCCGCGGTCGATAGCTCGTTTGAGTGGAAATAGTCCCTCTGAACAACCAAGGAGGAATACCACTGGAAACTCCAATCCTTTAGCTTGGTGAACCGTCGTCAGGCGCAATTGGTCTTCGTCGGGATCGATGGATTTCTGAGAGGTCTCCGAATTCATCAGCACGAGTTGCGACAGTAGCTCTTGCAGATCTGTAAAGCGCTGTGCGAAACCGATCAGACTCTGCAGATCATCCATCCTTTGCAGGTAATTGGGGTAGAGGGTCTTTATGAAATCAGCATACCAGCCTTCCACGGCCAGAGCCACTACTTCGCTCGGTGACTCGGAGTTAGCTGCTTTCACAATTGACTGAACAGTAGCTGCCAGGGATTCCCAATGATCGCGCGCGCCTTTGGGGACTTTGGCTATGACCGGCTTCGTCAGAAACATGTCGGATATGTGTTCACCGGTTGTTTTAGCTTCCTCATATGCAGTAATGAAAATTTTCTCAGCCGTTTTCTCACCCACCTTAGGGAGCAATCCACAGAAACGATGAAAGGCTCGGGAGTCGTTTGAGTTATAGGCAAATTTTATTTGAGCCACCAGATCCTTGATGTGGGCTTGTTCGAAGAACTGAACACCGCTGGTTATTTGAAAGGGCAGGTGCTGACGGGTGAGCTCCATTTGAAGATCCACTGCTTGGTAGTGAGCCCGGTAGAGTACGGTGATATCGCTAAGCGATCGACCTTCTTCGAGAAGCGCTTGAATTCTTCGTATAACCACTGAGGCTTCTTCCCTTCCATCCATAGCCTGGATCATCATGGGTTGAAGGTGAGAATCTCTGACTGGGCGTAGTTCTTTATGGAAGCCTTGCCCTGAGTCGAACTGGTTGATGATGTCGTTCGCAAATGACAGAATCTCTGGCGTGCTTCGGTAATTTGTTTCAATACGGTACATTTCTGTGCCGTCGTGATTGTCAGGAAAATGGAGGATGTTTTCGTAGTTGGCCCCGCGCCAGGAGTAAATGCTCTGGGCATCGTCTCCTACCGCCATGATCTGGTTCCGACTGCCGATCAGGTCGATGATTTGTGCCTGGATCTTATTGGTGTCCTGATACTCGTCCACGAGTATGTGCTGGAATCGATCCTGGTAATATTTCGCAACCTGCTCCTGGGTCTTTAAAATCTCCAACCAGTAGGCGAGTAGATCATCATAGTCAGCAACCTGCTGAGTCTTCTTTCTTTCCGTATAGCCCTCTGCGAATTTCTCGAAGTCGGGGATGTACTCATGGAAGTAGGGAGAGAATTGATTTACAGAATCCTCGATCGATTGGCAGGTGTTACGAGCGAGGCTGAGGGTGTTGGATATAACTTTGGCCTTGGGGTTATTCTTATCCTTAAGAAACAAGGCGTCTTTACTGCGGATGACCGTCGTCAGCAGTGACTCGGCATCGGACTGGTCCATGATGGTGTAGTTGGACTTTATGCCCAGCGGCTCCCCATGCATGCGCAGCATTCTCTGTCCGATGGAGTGAAACGTGCCCCCCCAGAAGGCTCGTCTTTGCACACCGGTTAGCTCCTCAACCCGGGCCAGCATTTCTCGGGCAGCTTTGTTGGTGAAGGTGAGCAGCAATATGTTTCCGGGATGAACACCTTGTTCTAGTAGGTAAGCCACACGATAGGTCAGGGTGCGGGTTTTCCCCGAACCGGCTCCTGCCAAGACCAGTGCTGGACCCTCCGGTGCCGTTACAGCGGCGTATTGCTCGTCATTGAGTTCGGCACGAAAATCAATGGGTGGATAACCCATATCTTGAGGCGATGATGTCCAGCTGTCTAAATCCATAAAGAGCCGACGTTAGGGATCGACCTTGAGGAGGGAAACAAATTCTCCCAATTGTGAATAATTCGCCGAGACTAGCTCCGCTTAGACGAGCACCAGATCATCGCGATGGATGACGTCCCACTTACTGCGGTTAGGAAACGATTGTGCGATTTCCTCTTTCGACTTCCCCAAAATAGATTGCAGTTCTTCGCTGCTGAAGCGGACGAGCCCACGTGCGATCAGATTGTGATTCTGATCTACTACTTCAATGAGCGAGTCAGTCGGGAAATCCGATTCGCAGCTCCGAATTCCGAGGGCAAGCAAACTGCAGCCTTCTTCAACCAATGCGGTGGCGGCACCCTCATCTACAGCGATTTTTCCTTGAGGCTTGGCAAAAAAGGCTAACCAGCGCTTCCGGCTCTCAAGAGGTATGTCGGATGGAATGAAGTAGGTTCCCTCAGCACTGCCCTTGAAAAGATCAGTTAGAATGTGAGGTGCATCCCCAGCGCCGAGGAATACTCCGCACTCTGACCGTGTAGCGACTTTGGCCGCTTCGATCTTTGAAGTCATTCCGCCGATGGAGGTCTCGCTGGTGGTTCCTTTCGCGAGCGCTTCAATTTCAGGGTTGATATTTTCAACGACGGGAATCAGTCTGTCACCATCATCGAGATCAAGTAGTCCAGGAACCGTTGTGAGAATAGAAAGTACTTGGGATTTCGTAATACTGGCTACCAGGGCAGAGAGGATGTCGTTGTCTCCAAATTTGATTTCAAGCTCCTCTGCACTCACTGAGTCGTTCTCGTTGATAATAGGAACCACGCCTTCGCCAAGCAGTGTCTCTATCGTGTGCATAATGGCCAGGTGGCGCCTCCGACCGTGGACATCGTCCCGAGTCAGCAAAATTTGCCCGACGACAATATCAAATGGCTCGAAATGCTTTTGCCAGGTTTGGGTCAATATACTTTGGCCAACTGCGGCACAGGCCTGAAGCTTTTCAATAGCTTTGGGGCGTTTCTCTAATCCCAGTCTCCCCATCCCGAGGCCCACGGCTCCCGAGCTTACCAGGATGACCTGAATTCCCTTTTCTCTCAAGCTGGCGATTTGTTCACAAAATGAGCGGACATACGATTCGTTCATTTCACCGTTTCCAGAAGTGAGTACATTCGTGCCCACCTTCACGACCATTCGGCGTGCGTCTGAAAAATGCTTTAATGTGGTCTCTTCGTTCAAATCAACTGAGTTCTTGGGCGGATGGGATTAGATTTCTCCTAAAAACGCCAATAAAAAAGCGCCGTGATAACGGCGCTTTGAAATTGGATGAGAACGGGCTTACATCGCTTGGAGCTCTTGTTCCTTGCTCTTCATGTGGTTGTCAATGTCTTCCACATGGTCGTGGGTGATTTTCTCCACTTCTTTTTCCCAGCGTTTGAAGTCATCCTCGGAAATTTCTCCATCCTTTTTGGCTTCTTTTAGAAGATCGAGTCCGTCCTTACGTGCATGACGCACACTGATACGGCCATCCTCGGCCATCCGGTGGGCTACTTTGACCAGCTCCTGGCGGCGGTCACCGCTGAGTTCTGGAATAGGAATCCGAATGATGGCTCCGTCAATCGATGGGTTGAGTCCCAGATTGGCCGTCATAATAGATTTCTCGATCGGTTGCATCACTGACTTATCCCAAGGCTGAATTTGGATCGTTCTGGAATCGGGCGTGGTGATCGCTGCCATATCACGCAAACGCATGTTGCTTCCGTAGGCGTCGACCATGACATTCTCCACCATGGAAGGGGATGCCTTACCCGTATGGAGAGTGGAGAAATCGTGCAAGGTGTGTTCCACAGCCTTGCCCATGCTTTGTTTGGTATCGTTAATAATTTCTTGGCTCATAAATGGGTGTGATTGAGTGATCTTATCCGTGGACTAGGGTCCCGATGGTTTCTCCTGATACAGCTTTTTTAATGGCATCTGGATCGTTGAGGTCAATCACGAGAATAGGGACCTGATTATCCATGCAGAGAGAAAATGCGGTGGAATCCATGACTTTGAGACGCTGATTCAAGCATTCCATATAGGTGAGCGTGTCGTATTTGACTGCGTCGTCGTGTTTCATTGGGTCTTTATCGTAGATACCGTCGACCTTGGTGGCTTTCAAAATGATTTCGGCCTGCACTTCGTTGGCTCGGAGCGCTGCCGTCGTATCCGTGGAAAAGTACGGGTTCCCGGTCCCAGCACCAAAGATGACCAGGCGTCCTCGCTCCAAGTGACGGGTCGCTCGACGTAGAATGTAGGGTTCTGCCACTGCATCCATCCGTATGGCGGAAAGCACTCGAGTGACCACTCCCAGTTTTTCCAAACAGTCCATCAACGCCATAGAGTTGATCACGGTGGCCAGCATGCCCATGTAATCGCCGGTGGTTCGAGCCACGCCTTTACCTTCGCCCTGGAGCCCTCGGAATATGTTTCCGCCGCCTACTACGACGCCGATTTCCATCCCAAAATCCCAGATTTCTTTCAGCTGTTTACAAATTCTCAGCAGAATCTCGGGATCGATCGGATCACCGGAATCGGGATTTTTTAATACTTCACCACTCAGCTTGAGAATGATGCGTTTATACTTCAGTTCGCGGGTCGCAGAAGAGTCTGTTTGCATTAAAGCCTTCTTGTAGGTGAATCCCAGGTGGGTCGTCAATCGTTGAAAAGGAAAGATTCTAACTTATCCCTCGGATTTGCTGGTTTGTGAGCAGAAGTGAGTCCTCATATTCGACTGTTTTCAGTACTTGACGTGCCAAAAAAATCTTACCACCTTACCTGCCTTTATTGTAGCCCGATGGTGTAATTGGTAACACAACTGGTTTTGGTCCAGTCATTCAAGGTTCAAGTCCTTGTCGGGCTGCCATAAAAAAAGACGTCTTTCGAGGCGTCTTTTTTTGTTTTTCAATCTTGGTATTGGAGCTGATTTCAAATCCGTCTGAAATTCATCTACCTTATGGTTCAAGGTTTTTTGGAATATATATTTGTATGAGGTAATATCCTTAGCTGTGATCTCCGGATGCCAGTAAAGGGAGTTTGTAGTTGGAGGAAGGCTTATTATGTCATCCTGGTGCTGTTGTTAGGTCGAACGTTGTTTGCTGCACCCGGTGATTTGCAGCTTGAGGTTGTAACTCAAACGGGAGATTCAGGTTCTGGTCCTGAGGGATTGGCATTTGAGCAGATTTTAACAACCGGCTCTGGTTCCGAGTTTCCAGTATCTATGGATGAATCCGGGGCAGTTACCTTCATGGCAACCATCCTTGTGGGTGAAGATGAGCTGCGCGGAGTATTTAAGGGAAGCTTGGGAGGACCTCCCGAACTGTTGTATCTCCTAGGTCAAAATATTCCAGGCCTGCTTCAGAACGGGGAGCCGGTCGTGAGTGACGATCTTCGGGCTTATTCCTCCAGTATGGATGCTCCCTGTTCGTCATGCGTTAGGTGCTTTGCTCATGGCCGATGGTCGAGCTGAAGAAGCGGAAACGGTGTATCGCGAGGATCTGGTCAGGAACCGGAACAACGGCTGGGGACTGATTGCTCTTCAGAATTCTCTCCGCGCTCAAGGAAAGTATGATGAAGCCCAATCCCTGGATACGAAGATCAAAACTGCCTGGGCAAAGGCCGATGTGCGGCCTACTTCGTCCTGCTATTGTGAGCCAGGAGCGAATGGTAAGTAGATATATGAAAATTGTAGGAGCATTCATTCTAAGAAGACAAGGTAGGGACAGACCGCCGGGCTGTCCGTTCGTCCACAGTAGAAAATGACGGACGGCTCGGCGATCCGTCCCTACCTATTTTGATATTTTCCTACTCTTTCACCCGCTCGCTGGAATACAGAATCGTTCCAGAATCCAGCGATTCTTTCAGCACCCCCAAGTCAACCAGTTGTGAGATTTCATTCTCGATGCGCGATCGGGTTATCGTACCAATGACCTGCTTGTCGCCGCTTTCTCCGGTCACCAACCCATAGTCTATCATCGCCTGCTTGGAGTAGGCTATAAAATCATCATCGAGCTTCGGATTCAATGACTTGAGAAGTTTATCCGCTTTAGAAGACTCACCGAAGAGATATTCCTTCCACCCTTTGATACTGGCGCGGCTGAAGGCTTCCATGATCTCTGGATTTTTCAACGCATAGTCAGACCGTGTGTACCACACATGGTAGGGATCAAATCCGCTTTCCTTGATGAGTAGTGCGCCTGGGTTGGCACCCTCTTTTTTGGCGAAGTATGGCTCACTGGTGATATAACACTGTTGTATGAAGGTCTTATCTAAAAGGTATTGGGCGATACTGTAGTCGAGCGGAATAACATCGAAATCGATTTGGTATTTTTTCCGGATCAGATCAATGAACGCACTACCCGGACCGACCATGATTCGTTTGCCGTCGAGATCGGCGAAATCGTTAATGGGGTTTTCCTGGTGAAATAACAATGCTTGGGGATCGTGCTGAAGTAACGCGCCGACCATGACCAAGGGAACCCCTCGCGCGACGTAATTCATGAGATCGTTACTTTTGCCCATAGCAAATTGTACCTGTCCAAGGGCTACCTTCTCGGCGCTCACCGTATTGGGGCCGCCTGGCAAGATCTCTACTTCCAGGCCTTCTTCCTCGTAGTAGCCTTCGACCAGTGCCTGGTAGAAGCCGCCATGCTCCGGTTGTGGATACCAATCGGTTTGTAGTACAACTCTGGTCAATGACCCTGTGCTCTTATTATCCTGTTTCCCGCATCCGCTGAGAAAGATCGCGGTGAGGCTCAAGAGCTTCAGGCAGAACAGTCGCTGGCTTCGAAGAAGATTTTGTTTCATGTGTCGCTTTCCAACGTCGACTCGTGCCAGCTATGAAGCAACGCCCATTGCACATAGTGGATGAGTCCCACGAAGAGAAAGCCCATAAGGCAAGCGATTGCCGCACAAGCATATAACGCCGGTGTGTTTACGTCTCCTTTGTACAATATGGCTAGGAATCCGAGGCCACCCTGGCCACCAGCAGTGGTGCCTACAAAAATATCCCCGGCGATAGCTCCGATGGGCGCCAAGGTTGCAGCTATTTTTGCTCCGGTTAGAAAGTGGGGAAGTGCGTAGGGGAGTCGCAGGTGCAAGATCTCTTGCAGCTTGCTTGCTTTGCTCACGGCAAACAGTTCGAGGAGGTTTTTATCCGTACTGGTAAGTCCCAGGGTTGTATTCGCTACAATAGGGAAGAAACTTATCAGAAATGCAATGATGGTTACACTGTGGGCTCCCTGTTTCAGCCAGATTGCTATGATG
This genomic stretch from Opitutia bacterium ISCC 52 harbors:
- the frr gene encoding ribosome recycling factor, coding for MSQEIINDTKQSMGKAVEHTLHDFSTLHTGKASPSMVENVMVDAYGSNMRLRDMAAITTPDSRTIQIQPWDKSVMQPIEKSIMTANLGLNPSIDGAIIRIPIPELSGDRRQELVKVAHRMAEDGRISVRHARKDGLDLLKEAKKDGEISEDDFKRWEKEVEKITHDHVEDIDNHMKSKEQELQAM
- the pyrH gene encoding UMP kinase produces the protein MQTDSSATRELKYKRIILKLSGEVLKNPDSGDPIDPEILLRICKQLKEIWDFGMEIGVVVGGGNIFRGLQGEGKGVARTTGDYMGMLATVINSMALMDCLEKLGVVTRVLSAIRMDAVAEPYILRRATRHLERGRLVIFGAGTGNPYFSTDTTAALRANEVQAEIILKATKVDGIYDKDPMKHDDAVKYDTLTYMECLNQRLKVMDSTAFSLCMDNQVPILVIDLNDPDAIKKAVSGETIGTLVHG
- a CDS encoding ABC transporter substrate-binding protein, with the protein product MKQNLLRSQRLFCLKLLSLTAIFLSGCGKQDNKSTGSLTRVVLQTDWYPQPEHGGFYQALVEGYYEEEGLEVEILPGGPNTVSAEKVALGQVQFAMGKSNDLMNYVARGVPLVMVGALLQHDPQALLFHQENPINDFADLDGKRIMVGPGSAFIDLIRKKYQIDFDVIPLDYSIAQYLLDKTFIQQCYITSEPYFAKKEGANPGALLIKESGFDPYHVWYTRSDYALKNPEIMEAFSRASIKGWKEYLFGESSKADKLLKSLNPKLDDDFIAYSKQAMIDYGLVTGESGDKQVIGTITRSRIENEISQLVDLGVLKESLDSGTILYSSERVKE
- a CDS encoding ABC transporter permease subunit; this encodes MNKSVFTSWIYPMISGGVILLIWILIGTMLGSTDGGKLSEEQADSIRRVVLPYPNEIWQAAVEERTHLAAATFNTFKAAIIGFLSAIGIGLSLALILSSSLALKKSLYPWILVLQMTPIIILAPIIAIWLKQGAHSVTIIAFLISFFPIVANTTLGLTSTDKNLLELFAVSKASKLQEILHLRLPYALPHFLTGAKIAATLAPIGAIAGDIFVGTTAGGQGGLGFLAILYKGDVNTPALYACAAIACLMGFLFVGLIHYVQWALLHSWHESTLESDT